A window of Anas acuta chromosome 8, bAnaAcu1.1, whole genome shotgun sequence contains these coding sequences:
- the JUN gene encoding transcription factor Jun: MSAKMEPTFYEDALSGGYAPPESGGYGYNNAKVLKQSMTLNLADPGSNLKPHLRNKSAELLTSPDVGLLKLASPELERLIIQSSNGLITTTPTPTQFLCPKNVTDEQEGFAEGFVRALAELHNQNTLPSVTSAAQPVSGGMAPVSSMAGGGGSFNAGLHSEPPVYANLSNFNPNALSSAPGYNANGMGYAPQHHLNAQMPVQHPRLQALKEEPQTVPEMPGETPPLSPIDMESQERIKAERKRMRNRIAASKCRKRKLERIARLEEKVKTLKAQNSELASTANMLREQVAQLKQKVMNHVNSGCQLMLTQQLQTF; encoded by the coding sequence ATGAGCGCGAAGATGGAGCCGACGTTCTACGAGGACGCGCTGAGCGGCGGCTACGCGCCGCCGGAGAGCGGCGGGTACGGATACAATAACGCCAAGGTGCTGAAGCAGAGCATGACGCTCAACCTGGCCGACCCCGGCAGCAACCTGAAGCCGCACCTGCGGAACAAGAGCGCCGAGCTGCTCACCTCGCCCGACGTGGGCCTGCTGAAGCTGGCCTCGCCCGAGCTGGAGCGCCTGATCATCCAGTCGAGCAACGGGCTGATCACCACCACGCCGACCCCCACGCAGTTCCTCTGCCCCAAGAACGTGACGGACGAGCAGGAGGGCTTCGCCGAGGGCTTCGTGCGGGCGCTGGCCGAGCTGCACAACCAGAACACGCTGCCCAGCGTCACCTCGGCCGCCCAGCCCGTCAGCGGGGGCATGGCACCTGTGTCCTCCATGGCCGGCGGGGGTGGGAGCTTCAACGCCGGCCTGCACAGCGAGCCCCCCGTCTACGCCAACCTCAGCAACTTCAACCCCAACGCGCTCAGCTCGGCGCCCGGCTACAACGCCAACGGCATGGGCTACGCGCCGCAGCACCACCTGAACGCCCAGATGCCCGTGCAGCACCCCAGGCTCCAGGCTCTGAAGGAGGAGCCGCAGACTGTCCCCGAGATGCCGGGGGAGACCCCTCCGCTGTCCCCCATCGACATGGAGTCGCAGGAGAGAATCAAAGCCGAGCGAAAGCGCATGAGAAACAGGATCGCCGCGTCCAAGTGCCGGAAAAGGAAGTTGGAAAGGATTGCCAGGTTggaggaaaaagtgaaaactttGAAAGCCCAGAACTCAGAGCTGGCATCCACTGCCAACATGCTCAGAGAACAGGTTGCACAGCTTAAGCAGAAGGTCATGAACCATGTCAACAGCGGGTGCCAGCTAATGCTCACACAACAGTTGCAAACGTTTTGA
- the LOC137860568 gene encoding CARD- and ANK-domain containing inflammasome adapter protein-like translates to MHSTSLFTNPYAIEVLRIKREELIEGINDPDHLLNWLIDNGVFSPEKKMVMSFYRTRTEKNSRVLDILISQGERACRLFFYPCLKQVEPKLYNEMRKYVSEVNDSIRDARRQLVGYLLEKDKVWFENRSERHKEKKETPRRKKQDWAIKTRKKETHLSRAAKPRKGRSDRGIFGAVAKGCLSEIEKTLKDSDINALNSSRETLLHVAAANGHLAVMEYLISRGAKPDVKDKKGRTPLHRAAEKGHGDAVKVLLRCGASMYSLDKEGKMPLHVAAQNSHGHVLTVLLREEARSYRNQHNFLHRAALKDESSLVERLLKSGASVDGKDERGQTALSYALSQGFENTAKVLLEAGARVDSSMAERAFNSNHPSIFKVLLEYSKDLPSDLMESALFKAVQKNLHSVVAALADRGTDVNAYNEMQYTPLLLACETGKAESAEVLIEKGASLGIKTPASDSALHLAVQAGAAPITKLLLRKGVEVNLTNQADETPLHVAALHDKAALVSLLVNAGAKVNAVTKELVTPLHVVSQRGNTDVAQQLLQHKASVNAKDRQSKSPLHYASEKGDEKMVEMLLDANADPNAQDKEKRTPLHAAAEGGHLGVVRVLLATKGRLGVKDMHGCTPLHYAAIKGNTEIVKLLLTSGRNKNIDDRNIWRKTALHIAAEYGHGDLINLLLSYGAAINALDNSKDTPLHCACKAGHLNAVISLINWSQGEKANLLAANSLKKTPLQVAESNRTENQAQIVALLKKKMLITR, encoded by the coding sequence ATGCATTCAACCAGCCTGTTCACAAATCCATACGCAATCGAAGTCCTACGAATTAAAAGAGAGGAGCTAATAGAAGGCATAAATGACCCAGACCACCTGCTGAACTGGCTGATAGACAATGGTGTTTTTTCCCCGGAAAAAAAGATGGTCATGAGTTTCTACAGGACACGAACAGAAAAGAACTCCCGAGTTTTAGACATCCTGATTTCTCAAGGCGAACGAGCCTGCAGGCTCTTTTTTTATCCTTGTTTAAAGCAGGTGGAGCCAAAACTTTATAATGAGATGAGAAAATATGTCAGCGAAGTTAATGACAGCATCAGAGATGCAAGAAGACAATTGGTAGGATACTTACTTGAAAAAGACAAGGTTTGGTTTGAAAATAGAAGTGAAaggcacaaggaaaaaaaagagactcctagaagaaaaaagcaagattGGGCTATtaagaccagaaaaaaagaaactcaccTTTCAAGAGCAGCAAAACCTAGAAAAGGTCGTTCTGATAGAGGCATCTTTGGTGCAGTTGCTAAGGGCTGTCTTTCAGAGATagagaaaacactgaaagatAGTGATATTAACGCACTGAACTCCTCAAGAGAAACCCTTCTGCATGTCGCAGCTGCTAACGGACACCTAGCAGTAATGGAATATTTGATCAGCAGAGGCGCTAAGCCAGATGTGAAGGACAAGAAAGGAAGAACACCACTGCACAGGGCTGCCGAGAAGGGCCACGGTGATGCAGTGAAAGTGCTTCTGCGGTGCGGTGCTTCCATGTACAGCTTGGATAAAGAAGGCAAGATGCCACTTCATGTGGCCGCGCAGAACAGCCACGGTCACGTACTGACAGTGCTCCTGAGGGAAGAGGCAAGGAGCTACAGGAACCAGCACAACTttttgcacagagcagctcttAAAGATGAGAGCAGTCTGGTGGAAAGGCTTTTAAAGAGCGGTGCCTCTGTTGATGGAAAAGATGAAAGAGGACAGACCGCTCTCAGTTATGCTCTTTCTCAGGGGtttgaaaacactgcaaaagTGCTGCTAGAGGCTGGAGCCAGGGTTGATTCCAGCATGGCTGAAAGAGCCTTCAACAGCAACCACCCATCCATCTTCAAAGTGCTGCTGGAATATTCTAAAGATCTGCCATCTGACCTGATGGAGTCAGCTCTTTTTAAAGCTGTACAGAAAAATCTGCACAGCGTTGTAGCGGCTTTAGCTGACCGAGGTACAGATGTGAATGCCTACAATGAAATGCAGTACACTCCTTTACTCCTGGCGTGCGAAACAGGCAAGGCTGAGTCTGCAGAAGTTCTTATCGAAAAGGGAGCAAGTTTGGGTATAAAGACTCCTGCTTCAGACTCAGCTTTGCACTTGGCCGttcaggctggggctgcccccatcACAAAGCTGCTCCTGCGCAAAGGGGTGGAAGTTAACCTTACGAATCAGGCGGATGAAACCCCGCTCCATGTCGCTGCACTGCACGATAAAGCAGCGTTAGTTAGCCTGCTAGTCAACGCCGGGGCCAAAGTTAATGCTGTCACTAAGGAACTCGTGACTCCTCTGCACGTTGTGAGTCAGAGAGGTAACACTGACGTTGCCCAACAGCTGTTGCAGCACAAAGCCAGTGTTAATGCTAAGGACAGGCAGTCAAAATCACCTTTACATTATGCTTCTGAAAAAGGAGACGAAAAAATGGTGGAGATGCTTCTGGATGCTAACGCTGACCCCAACGCacaagacaaagagaaaaggaCCCCCCTGCACGCTGCAGCTGAGGGAGGACATCTCGGCGTCGTCAGAGTACTCTTGGCTACAAAAGGAAGACTTGGGGTTAAGGACATGCATGGATGTACTCCTTTGCACTATGCGGCCATCAAAGGAAACACAGAGATTGTAAAACTTCTTCTGACATCAGGGAGAAATAAGAATATTGATGACAGAAACATTTGGAGAAAGACCGCACTGCATATTGCAGCGGAATATGGACACGGTGACTTGATAAATTTGTTACTGAGTTACGGGGCAGCCATCAATGCTTTAGACAACAGTAAGGACACTCCTTTGCATTGTGCTTGCAAGGCCGGTCATTTAAATGCTGTAATTTCCCTCATCAACTGGtcacaaggagaaaaagcaaacctACTGGCTGCTAACAGTCTCAAAAAGACCCCGCTGCAAGT